Proteins found in one Sorghum bicolor cultivar BTx623 chromosome 1, Sorghum_bicolor_NCBIv3, whole genome shotgun sequence genomic segment:
- the LOC8081855 gene encoding protein RBL isoform X2 encodes MNVPVVDPYQGEFPETIEEYLHYGTMKCIAFNRKGTLLAAGCSNGSCIIWDFETRGFIKEFRDKDSTAPITSVSWSRYGHRLLASATDRSLTLWDVSTGEKIARITLQQTPLRASLQPGSPTPSICLACPLSSAPLLVDLNTGSTTVLPVSVSGNGNPPAPTPRNKFADGTPPFTPTAATFDKHGDLIYVGNSKGEILIIDSKSIQVHAVVPIPGGSVVKDIVLSRDGQYLLTNSNDRVIRVFRNILPVKGSGEEIRNISNNSNEYGSHYDKLKANGTSCLVLSCELLDAITKIQWKAPCFSGNGEWIVGASANKGEHRLQIWNQAGRLVKMLEGPKEALIDLAWHPVLPTITTVSVTGYVYIWAKEHVENWSAFAPDFVELEENEEYAEREDEFDLNPREEQAEEVAIDEDADVDIETCEKNTVFSDVEDSVDEICYLPAIPFPDSPDEQPEKCLGSSKLEDSNHSGSPSSMDAVQNGQAIPPASSPMEVDNSTAEDPEEGPNSKRKRRLSVKGLELQQSEKGKKGSTKNKSIGKSTKSSAKKMESANGNSSAFDDEATEDDEMNIDI; translated from the exons ATGAACGTGCCTGTAGTCG ATCCATATCAGGGGGAATTTCCTGAGACAATCGAAGAGTACTTGCATTATGGTACTATGAAATGTATTGCGTTTAACCGCAAAGGAACACTTCTTGCTG CTGGATGCTCAAATGGCAGCTGTATTATCTGGGACTTTGAAACAAGGGGTTTTATAAAAGAATTTCGTGATAAAGATAGCACTGCACCTATAACAAGTGTCTCCTGGTCAAGGTATGGCCACCGTTTGCTTGCCTCTGCTACTGACAGGTCATTGACACTTTGGGATGTGTCAACTGGCGAAAAGATTGCCCGCATTACTCTTCAGCAGACTCCATTGCGTGCCAGCCTTCAACCTGGTTCTCCAACTCCATCTATTTGTTTGGCATGCCCTCTATCTTCTGCACCTCTTCTTGTTGATTTGAATACTGGAAGTACCACAGTTCTCCCTGTTTCTGTATCTGGGAATGGTAACCCCCCTGCACCTACCCCCCGTAATAAATTTGCGGATGGTACCCCACCTTTCACGCCAACAGCTGCAACGTTTGATAAGCATGGGGACCTGATATATGTGGGCAACTCCAAAGGAGAAATTTTAATCATAGATTCAAAAAGCATCCAGGTACATGCAGTAGTTCCCATCCCTGGCGGAAGTGTTGTTAAGGATATTGTTTTAAGCCGGGATGGTCAATATCTGCTGACAAATTCTAATGATCGGGTCATTAGAGTCTTCCGAAACATTCTGCCTGTTAAAGGTTCTGGAGAGGAGATTAGAAACATAAGCAACAACAGTAATGAATATGGAAGTCACTACGATAAATTAAAAGCAAATGGTACAAGCTGTCTTGTTCTTTCCTGTGAACTTTTGGATGCCATCACAAAGATACAGTGGAAGGCACCTTGTTTCAGTGGTAATGGTGAGTGGATAGTTGGTGCTTCTGCAAACAAAGGAGAGCACAGGTTGCAGATATGGAACCAAGCAGGGCGCCTTGTAAAGATGCTTGAAGGTCCAAAAGAAGCTCTTATTGATCTTGCCTGGCATCCTGTTTTGCCGACAATTACTACAGTGTCTGTAACAGGCTATGTATACATTTGGGCCAAGGAGCATGTAGAGAATTGGAGCGCTTTTGCTCCTGATTTCGTGGAATTAGAAGAAAATGAAGAGTATGCCGAACGAGAGGATGAGTTTGACTTGAATCCACGTGAAGAACAG GCTGAGGAAGTAGCGATAGATGAGGATGCTGATGTTGATATCGAGACATGTGAGAAGAACACAGTGTTCAGTGATGTGGAGGATTCTGTGGATGAGATCTGCTACTTGCCAGCAATTCCTTTCCCAGATTCTCCCGATGAGCAGCCAGAGAAATGCCTTGGAAGTTCAAAGTTGGAGGATAGCAACCATTCTGGTTCCCCATCCTCAATGGATGCTGTACAGAATGGACAAGCCATTCCTCCAGCATCAAGCCCAATGGAAG TTGACAACTCTACTGCTGAAGACCCAGAAGAAGGGCCAAACTCAAAGCGGAAGCGGCGGCTGTCAGTGAAGGGGCTTGAGTTGCAGCAGTCTGAGAAAGGCAAAAAGGGATCAACAAAGAACAAGTCCATCGGAAAGTCCACAAAATCCAGTGCCAAGAAGATGGAATCTGCTAATGGAAACAGCTCTGCCTTTGATGATGAAGCAACTGAGGATGATGAGATGAACATCGATATCTAG
- the LOC8081855 gene encoding protein RBL isoform X1, which translates to MSSSSSSSTPVLFDGCSDMTWSPQDDPKPQNPYQGEFPETIEEYLHYGTMKCIAFNRKGTLLAAGCSNGSCIIWDFETRGFIKEFRDKDSTAPITSVSWSRYGHRLLASATDRSLTLWDVSTGEKIARITLQQTPLRASLQPGSPTPSICLACPLSSAPLLVDLNTGSTTVLPVSVSGNGNPPAPTPRNKFADGTPPFTPTAATFDKHGDLIYVGNSKGEILIIDSKSIQVHAVVPIPGGSVVKDIVLSRDGQYLLTNSNDRVIRVFRNILPVKGSGEEIRNISNNSNEYGSHYDKLKANGTSCLVLSCELLDAITKIQWKAPCFSGNGEWIVGASANKGEHRLQIWNQAGRLVKMLEGPKEALIDLAWHPVLPTITTVSVTGYVYIWAKEHVENWSAFAPDFVELEENEEYAEREDEFDLNPREEQAEEVAIDEDADVDIETCEKNTVFSDVEDSVDEICYLPAIPFPDSPDEQPEKCLGSSKLEDSNHSGSPSSMDAVQNGQAIPPASSPMEVDNSTAEDPEEGPNSKRKRRLSVKGLELQQSEKGKKGSTKNKSIGKSTKSSAKKMESANGNSSAFDDEATEDDEMNIDI; encoded by the exons ATgagttcttcttcctcctcctccactccgGTTCTCTTCGATGGCTGCTCCGACATGACATGGTCACCTCAAGATGACCCTAAACCTCAAA ATCCATATCAGGGGGAATTTCCTGAGACAATCGAAGAGTACTTGCATTATGGTACTATGAAATGTATTGCGTTTAACCGCAAAGGAACACTTCTTGCTG CTGGATGCTCAAATGGCAGCTGTATTATCTGGGACTTTGAAACAAGGGGTTTTATAAAAGAATTTCGTGATAAAGATAGCACTGCACCTATAACAAGTGTCTCCTGGTCAAGGTATGGCCACCGTTTGCTTGCCTCTGCTACTGACAGGTCATTGACACTTTGGGATGTGTCAACTGGCGAAAAGATTGCCCGCATTACTCTTCAGCAGACTCCATTGCGTGCCAGCCTTCAACCTGGTTCTCCAACTCCATCTATTTGTTTGGCATGCCCTCTATCTTCTGCACCTCTTCTTGTTGATTTGAATACTGGAAGTACCACAGTTCTCCCTGTTTCTGTATCTGGGAATGGTAACCCCCCTGCACCTACCCCCCGTAATAAATTTGCGGATGGTACCCCACCTTTCACGCCAACAGCTGCAACGTTTGATAAGCATGGGGACCTGATATATGTGGGCAACTCCAAAGGAGAAATTTTAATCATAGATTCAAAAAGCATCCAGGTACATGCAGTAGTTCCCATCCCTGGCGGAAGTGTTGTTAAGGATATTGTTTTAAGCCGGGATGGTCAATATCTGCTGACAAATTCTAATGATCGGGTCATTAGAGTCTTCCGAAACATTCTGCCTGTTAAAGGTTCTGGAGAGGAGATTAGAAACATAAGCAACAACAGTAATGAATATGGAAGTCACTACGATAAATTAAAAGCAAATGGTACAAGCTGTCTTGTTCTTTCCTGTGAACTTTTGGATGCCATCACAAAGATACAGTGGAAGGCACCTTGTTTCAGTGGTAATGGTGAGTGGATAGTTGGTGCTTCTGCAAACAAAGGAGAGCACAGGTTGCAGATATGGAACCAAGCAGGGCGCCTTGTAAAGATGCTTGAAGGTCCAAAAGAAGCTCTTATTGATCTTGCCTGGCATCCTGTTTTGCCGACAATTACTACAGTGTCTGTAACAGGCTATGTATACATTTGGGCCAAGGAGCATGTAGAGAATTGGAGCGCTTTTGCTCCTGATTTCGTGGAATTAGAAGAAAATGAAGAGTATGCCGAACGAGAGGATGAGTTTGACTTGAATCCACGTGAAGAACAG GCTGAGGAAGTAGCGATAGATGAGGATGCTGATGTTGATATCGAGACATGTGAGAAGAACACAGTGTTCAGTGATGTGGAGGATTCTGTGGATGAGATCTGCTACTTGCCAGCAATTCCTTTCCCAGATTCTCCCGATGAGCAGCCAGAGAAATGCCTTGGAAGTTCAAAGTTGGAGGATAGCAACCATTCTGGTTCCCCATCCTCAATGGATGCTGTACAGAATGGACAAGCCATTCCTCCAGCATCAAGCCCAATGGAAG TTGACAACTCTACTGCTGAAGACCCAGAAGAAGGGCCAAACTCAAAGCGGAAGCGGCGGCTGTCAGTGAAGGGGCTTGAGTTGCAGCAGTCTGAGAAAGGCAAAAAGGGATCAACAAAGAACAAGTCCATCGGAAAGTCCACAAAATCCAGTGCCAAGAAGATGGAATCTGCTAATGGAAACAGCTCTGCCTTTGATGATGAAGCAACTGAGGATGATGAGATGAACATCGATATCTAG
- the LOC8081856 gene encoding uncharacterized protein LOC8081856 yields MKGMARESLLDCLAFAGAWLDGRKHPRRAARGANPKLPYCVARMISKQMSVTGLFAGVTMKDNKVGSDDFMPRCSENNDGDDEDDEDDRDDDDESDEAELADNAGLKMCTSGRELPIITGDAWTRLSRRT; encoded by the exons ATGAAGGGCATGGCCAGGGAGAGCCTCCTGGACTGTCTGGCCTTCGCCGGAGCGTGGCTCGACGGCCGGAAGCACCCTCGGAGGGCGGCGCGCGGTGCGAATCCGAAGCTGCCGTACTGCGTCGCTCGGATGATCAGCAAGCAGATGAGCGTGACGGGTCTGTTCGCCGGCGTGACGATGAAGGACAACAAGGTGGGGAGTGATGATTTCATGCCACGGTGCAGCGAAAACAACGACGGGGACGATGAGGACGACGAAGATGATCGGGATGATGACGATGAAAGCGATGAGGCAGAATTGGCTGATAATGCTGGTTTGAAGATGTGCACGTCAG GAAGAGAGTTGCCAATCATCACGGGAGATGCTTGGACGAGGTTGTCCCGGAGGACATAA
- the LOC110432581 gene encoding uncharacterized protein LOC110432581, producing MELNTRTSKGKGKAMAKILEEEEEEEEEDDDFFSPSGCGCFLCAIKEPDARLRRASLSAFFRELPYCDDDGGTAGAGSNGGQSCAAAVGAVWRAAMSAPDDPELPSLGAIRCMSLLLARALADAAWLHRGDNVYVPYYAAHVIGSYTIRSSAHAELAVAAGAVRPLLALLGGAMTWVEQRAAARALGHLASYESTFPAVARHAAEAVQLAVRSASTCIGDVYANFVALAPSRRPKYQRDLMTCGIGGGADAEDRKAEEWASQLQCWSLYLLSCLASRDLSSHAMICQDVLFLSELSRMWGGLANGDSPAGVGLLRLLCRSPVGRAAIAACRDALSSLCDLARSSDDWQYMAVDCLLLLLDDRATWHAVADATAPCLSDLVDLRHLGPRRRLGDAIATALLLDDGHVVGDRELGAEAKRAIAGVREQKGERKEREEAMPRDELLKREILAKEKKRQGGGRVWCCTATARSAGSRGATPTRR from the exons ATGGAGCTGAACACTAGAACCAGCAAGGGCAAGGGCAAAGCCATGGCCAAGATcctggaagaagaggaggaggaggaagaggaagatgACGACTTCTTCAGCCCAAGCGGCTGCGGGTGCTTCCTCTGCGCCATCAAAGAGCCGGACGCCCGGCTCCGCCGGGCCAGCCTTTCTGCCTTCTTCAGGGAGCTACCATACTGCGACGATGACGGCGGGaccgccggcgccggcagcaATGGCGGCCAGTCATGTGCCGCGGCGGTTGGCGCCGTGTGGCGGGCGGCCATGTCCGCGCCCGATGACCCCGAGCTCCCTTCGCTCGGCGCGATCCGGTGCATGTCCCTTCTCCTCGCCCGCGCGCTCGCCGACGCGGCGTGGCTTCATCGCGGCGACAACGTGTACGTGCCGTACTATGCCGCCCATGTCATCGGCTCCTACACCATCCGCTCCTCCGCGCACGCCGAGCTGGCCGTCGCGGCCGGAGCCGTGCGCCCGCTGTTGGCCCTACTCGGCGGCGCCATGACGTGGGTCGAGCAGCGCGCGGCGGCGCGAGCCCTGGGCCACCTCGCCAGCTACGAGTCCACGTTCCCGGCCGTCGCACGCCACGCCGCCGAGGCGGTGCAGCTCGCCGTGCGTTCCGCGTCCACTTGCATCGGCGACGTCTACGCCAACTTCGTCGCGCTGGCACCGAGCAGGCGGCCGAAGTACCAGCGCGACCTCATGACGTGCGGgatcggcggcggcgccgacgcCGAGGACAGGAAGGCGGAGGAGTGGGCGAGCCAGCTCCAGTGCTGGTCGCTCTACTTGCTGAGCTGCCTCGCCTCCAGGGACCTGTCATCTCATGCCATGATATGCCAGGACGTCTTGTTCTTGAGCGAGCTGTCCCGGATGTGGGGCGGACTGGCCAACGGCGACTCGCCCGCCGGCGTCGGCTTGCTGCGCCTCCTCTGTAGGAGCCCAGTCGGCCGCGCCGCCATCGCGGCGTGCCGCGATGCGCTGTCCAGTCTTTGTGACCTCGCGCGTTCGTCCGATGACTGGCAGTACATGGCCGTAGATTgcttgctcctcctcctcgacgACCGCGCCACATGGCACGCCGTTGCTGATGCAACGGCGCCGTGCCTCTCTGACTTGGTCGATCTCCGGCACCTCGGTCCAAGGCGACGACTCGGAGATGCCATTGCAACTGCACTGCTCCTTGATGACGGCCATGTCGTCGGTGACCGTGAACTAGGTGCGGAAGCGAAAAGGGCGATCGCCGGCGTGAGAGAGCAGAAgggagagaggaaggagagagagGAAGCAATGCCTAGGGATGAGTTGCTGAAGAGAGAGATCTTAGCCAAGGAGAAGAAGAGGCAAG GAGGAGGGAGAGTCTGGTGCTGCACAGCAACCGCGCGCAGTGCCGGCTCGCGCGGCGCGACGCCGACGCGGCGGTGA
- the LOC8054222 gene encoding probable protein phosphatase 2C 29, whose translation MRGLRRWLPFCGGGCCCCGEGGAGRGGGVADGLVWDVALKAHASGDYSIAVAQANESLEDQAQVLAAPAATLVGVFDGHGGPEAARFVNRRIFSHIQGFAAENGGLSAEVLQKAFGATEEEFIGLVQKSWPSQPRIVSVGSCCLVGAIEGGTLYVANLGDSRAVLGRRGGGGKGNRRVVAERLSQDHNVADEDVRREVAEMHPDEPHIVLNSHGVWRIKGIIQVSRSIGDVYLKKPDICRNNPALQQSLCPFPLRRPVMSAVPSITTRELRPGDRFLIFASDGLWEQLSDEAAVGVVASSPRKGVAMRLVRAAQLEAARKKEVKYDKIRTIEKGQRRHFHDDITVVVLFLDKCRGAARSGPEDIDGTYAPLDVFSYSPAGDHEDPTKPVLRR comes from the exons ATGAGAGGTTTAAGGCGGTGGCTGCCGTtctgcggcggcggctgctgctgctgcggtgaAGGAGGCGCCGGCAGGGGAGGGGGCGTGGCGGACGGACTGGTGTGGGATGTGGCCCTCAAGGCGCACGCGTCCGGTGACTACTCCATCGCCGTGGCGCAGGCGAACGAGTCGCTCGAGGACCAGGCGCAGGTGCTGGCGGCCCCGGCCGCCACGCTCGTCGGCGTCTTCGACGGGCACGGCGGGCCCGAGGCCGCGCGGTTCGTCAACAGGCGCATCTTCTCCCATATCCAAG GCTTTGCGGCTGAGAACGGGGGCctgtcggcggaggtgctccagAAGGCGTTCGGCGCGACGGAGGAGGAGTTCATAGGCCTGGTGCAGAAGTCGTGGCCGTCGCAGCCGAGGATCGTCTCCGTGGGCTCCTGCTGCCTGGTGGGCGCCATCGAGGGCGGGACGCTGTACGTGGCCAACCTCGGCGACTCGCGCGCCGTGCtgggccgccgcggcggcggcggcaaaggGAATAGGCGTGTGGTGGCGGAGCGCCTGTCGCAGGACCACAACGTCGCCGACGAGGACGTGCGGCGGGAGGTGGCCGAGATGCACCCGGACGAGCCGCACATCGTGCTCAACAGCCACGGCGTGTGGCGGATCAAGGGGATCATCCAGGTGTCGCGGTCCATCGGCGACGTGTACCTCAAGAAGCCCGACATCTGCAGGAACAACCCGGCGCTGCAGCAGTCCCTCTGCCCGTTCCCGCTGCGCCGCCCCGTGATGAGCGCCGTGCCGTCCATCACCACGCGGGAGCTGCGCCCGGGGGACCGGTTCCTCATCTTCGCGTCGGACGGGCTGTGGGAGCAGCTCAGCGACGAGGCCGCGGTGGGCGTCGTGGCGAGCAGCCCGAGGAAAGGCGTGGCCATGCGCCTGGTGCGTGCCGCGCAGCTGGAGGCGGCGCGGAAGAAGGAGGTCAAGTACGACAAGATCCGGACCATCGAGAAGGGCCAGCGCCGGCACTTCCACGACGACATCACCGTCGTCGTGCTCTTCCTCGACAAGTGCAGGGGCGCCGCCAGGTCCGGCCCCGAGGACATCGACGGCACCTATGCGCCGCTGGACGTGTTCTCCTACAGCCCCGCCGGCGATCACGAGGACCCGACCAAGCCCGTCCTGCGTCGTTGA
- the LOC8054223 gene encoding 54S ribosomal protein L51, mitochondrial, translating into MALRGVWQLQKLVVNYCDWGGSSRGIRAFMEAQLPAFKEKNPHLEVVTELVRGQHPNLKGIYKNHNERVVCVRNLPPEEILLQATRLRNSLGRKVVKLRTRHVTKRPSVQGTWTTELKM; encoded by the exons ATGGCGCTGAGGGGAGTTTGGCAGCTGCAGAAGCTCGTGGTAAACTACTGCGATTGGGGAGGGAGCAGCAGGGGCATCAG GGCCTTCATGGAGGCACAACTTCCAGCCTTTAAGGAAAAGAATCCACACTTAGAAGTGGTGACAGAGCTTGTCCGCGGTCAACATCCTAACTTGAAGGGAATTTACA AAAACCATAACGAGCGAGTGGTCTGTGTGAGAAATTTACCGCCAGAAGAAATACTCCTGCAAGCCACCAGGCTAAGGAACTCCCTGGGCAGGAAAGTGGTGAAGCTGCGAACCAGACACGTAACGAAACGGCCCAGTGTTCAGGGGACGTGGACAACGGAACTGAAGATGTGA
- the LOC8081857 gene encoding uncharacterized protein LOC8081857, with amino-acid sequence MATSFDRWEKDPFFLAAEEVQESADRMESVYRVWVQERSGGDSEGASVSGGPSAAELRRELHTALGTAKWQLDELARAIRSNDLVISAGKGTRARHDDFVMAIGHRILEVEKNLRESNVAEGRGPLSWVHLDEDERDDLAAFLSASPFQQKDKVVTIPSAGDIEVGSNAARMKNDISTDSSKDSAGSTDLISARAKDDLHRGHRRAASASADIGSWSMSIPNECEGTTEQLSNGSDKMPLLKIVKTCALTNTLQPKPRTKCKNGAVRWAGINQQDVEEAIPLSTSQLSQGLEGCFERNKSCLSSCDEHTYNKKLYGWLGALHRKLQRSQYQIRYGHPIQLILLALAALVIIVCILRTIW; translated from the exons ATGGCGACGTCGTTCGACCGCTGGGAGAAGGACCCCTTCTTCCTCGCCGCCGAGGAGGTGCAGGAATCCGCCGATCG GATGGAATCGGTGTATAGGGTGTGGGTCCAGGAGAGGAGCGGCGGCGATTCGGAGGGGGCAAGCGTCAGTGGAGGCCCTTCAGCTGCGGAGCTTCGCCGCGAGCTGCACACGGCGCTTGGCACCGCCAAGTGGCAG CTTGATGAACTTGCGCGGGCAATCAGATCGAACGACCTGGTTATCTCAGCAGGAAAAGGCACAAGAGCTAGGCATGATGACTTTGTTATGGCAATTGGCCATCGCATATTAGAGGTTGAGAAAAACTTGAGAGAATCCAATGTTGCAGAGGGGAGGGGGCCGTTGAGCTGGGTTCATTTGGATGAGGATGAACGGGATGACCTTGCAGCTTTCCTATCTGCCAGTCCTTTTCAACAGAAAGACAAAGTGGTCACAATTCCTTCAGCAGGTGATATTGAAGTGGGCAGCAATGCAGCAAGGATGAAAAATGATATATCAACTGACAGCTCCAAGGATTCAGCTGGTTCCACGGATTTGATTTCAGCGAGAGCAAAGGATGATTTGCATCGTGGGCACAGAAGAGCAGCTAGTGCCAGTGCTGATATAGgctcatggagcatgtcaattcCTAATGAATGTGAAGGAACCACAGAACAATTATCTAATGGCTCAGACAAAATGCCTTTGCTTAAGATAGTGAAAACATGTGCTTTGACGAATACCTTGCAACCTAAGCCTAGAACGAAGTGTAAAAATGGAGCTGTTAGGTGGGCAGGCATTAACCAACAGGATGTTGAAGAGGCTATCCCTCTGAGTACTTCTCAGTTGAGTCAG GGTTTAGAGGGATGCTTTGAAAGGAACAAGAGTTGCTTAAGTTCCTGTGATGAGCATACATACAATAAGAAGCTTTATGGTTGGCTCGGAGCCCTTCATAGAAAACTTCAAAGATCTCAGTATCAGATTCGATATGGGCATCCTATTCAATTGATTCTTTTGGCACTTGCTGCTCTTGTAATCA TTGTATGCATATTGAGGACAATCTGGTGA